A genomic window from Brassica oleracea var. oleracea cultivar TO1000 chromosome C8, BOL, whole genome shotgun sequence includes:
- the LOC106309622 gene encoding BAG family molecular chaperone regulator 5, mitochondrial, whose translation MKRSRKFSSSSTTTTVIHTFYNDHTAPQTTREIPIETPPPPAKATVTINASGDKAAARIQSGYRSHKIRGLYKTISSVHREANRAQSMIQRQETVDAIRSDEKERLRMNEALMSLLLKLDSVPGLDPTIREARRKVSRQIVGMQEILDAISEAKDENQWWSNYGDGQGGAWPMYWEEAVEEEMCRERGGDEMERFCAQYLGFRCFQRFLRE comes from the coding sequence ATGAAACGTTCAAGGAAGTTCTCATCGTCGTCAACAACAACCACCGTTATCCACACTTTCTATAATGACCATACTGCCCCTCAAACAACCAGAGAGATCCCGATAGAAACCCCACCTCCGCCTGCGAAAGCCACCGTCACGATCAACGCCTCCGGCGACAAAGCCGCAGCACGGATCCAGTCTGGCTACCGTTCTCACAAGATCCGAGGCCTATACAAAACGATCTCGTCGGTCCATCGGGAAGCCAACCGTGCACAGAGCATGATCCAACGGCAGGAAACTGTAGACGCCATCAGAAGCGACGAGAAAGAACGGCTGAGGATGAACGAGGCTCTGATGTCTCTGCTTCTGAAACTCGACTCTGTCCCTGGTTTGGATCCGACGATCAGAGAAGCTCGGAGGAAGGTTAGCCGTCAGATCGTCGGGATGCAGGAGATACTCGACGCGATATCTGAGGCTAAAGACGAGAATCAGTGGTGGTCTAACTATGGTGACGGGCAAGGCGGCGCGTGGCCTATGTACTGGGAAGAAGCGGTGGAGGAAGAGATGTGTAGAGAGAGAGGCGGCGATGAGATGGAGAGATTTTGTGCTCAGTATTTGGGTTTCAGATGTTTCCAGAGATTTCTCAGAGAATGA
- the LOC106309478 gene encoding leucine-rich repeat extensin-like protein 1 isoform X2, with amino-acid sequence MFIICKKVGFLTHKKMLFHPLRIFLFLFLSSLCLLQINAAESGLGGHIKVDPKLKFENPKLREAYIALQSWKQAIFSDPFNFTANWNGSDVCSYNGIYCAPLPGAYNKTRVVAGIDLNHADMAGYLPSELGLLCDLALFHLNSNRFCGEVPLTFNRMKLLYELDLSNNRFVGKFPKVVLSLPSLKFLDLRYNEFEGKIPWKLFDKKLDAIFLNHNRFRFGIPKNMGNSPVSALVLADNDLGGCIPGSIGQMGKTLNEIILSNDNLTGCLPPQIGNLKKVTVFDVSSNRLRGPLPASVGNMKSLEELHVANNGFTGIIPPSICQLPNLENFTYSSNFFTGRAPICAALSVADAIVNGSMNCLTGVARQRSVKECLSLLARPVDCSKFGCYNIFSPPPPTFKMSPVVRKLPPPVYVYKSPPPPSSKMSPTVRAYSPPPPPSSKMSPTVRAYSPPPPPLSKMSPTVRAYPPPPPPSPSPPPPYVYSSPPPPPPYVYSSPPPPPYVYSSPPPPPYVYSSPPPPPPSPPPPYVYSSPPPPPPSPPPPCPESSPPPPYVYSSPPPPPYVYSSPPPPPYVYSSPPPPPYVYSSPPPPPYVYSSPPPPPYVYSSPPPPPYVYSSPPPPPYVYSSPPPPPYVYSSPPPPPYVYSSPPPPPYVYSSPPPPPPSPPPPCPESSPPPPVVYYAPETQSPPPPAPVYYAPEQSPPPPTPVYYAPEQSPPPPSPVYYPSETQSPPPPSPVYYPSETPSPPPPTEYYYSPTQSPPPAKGCTESHPPPTQAPPTYEPTPEYSYTSSPPPVPSYPDTSLPPIPSVSYASSPPPSYY; translated from the exons ATGTTCATAATATGTAAAAAAGTGGGTTTCTTGACCCATAAAAAAATGCTGTTCCATCCTCTTCGTATCTTCCTTTTCCTTTTTCTCTCTTCCCTTTGTTTACTACAGATCAATGCTGCTGAAAGTGGCTTGGGTGGTCATATCAAAGTAGACCCGAAACTCAAGTTCGAGAACCCGAAGCTACGTGAAGCATACATCGCTCTCCAGTCATGGAAACAAGCAATCTTCTCTGACCCTTTCAACTTCACAGCAAACTGGAACGGCTCAGATGTTTGCTCCTACAATGGAATATACTGTGCTCCTCTTCCTGGCGCATACAACAAAACAAGAGTCGTTGCCGGCATTGACCTTAACCATGCCGACATGGCTGGTTACTTACCATCCGAGCTTGGTCTCCTTTGTGACCTCGCTCTCTTCCACCTTAACTCGAACCGTTTCTGCGGTGAAGTCCCTCTCACATTCAACCGCATGAAGCTTCTCTACGAGCTTGATCTTAGCAACAACCGATTCGTCGGTAAGTTCCCTAAGGTTGTCCTCTCTTTACCGTCCCTTAAGTTCTTGGATCTCCGCTACAACGAGTTCGAAGGCAAGATCCCGTGGAAGCTCTTCGATAAAAAGCTGGACGCTATATTCTTGAACCATAACAGGTTCCGGTTTGGGATCCCCAAGAACATGGGGAACTCTCCGGTCTCTGCTCTGGTTCTTGCCGACAACGATCTTGGAGGATGCATACCGGGAAGTATCGGTCAAATGGGGAAGACACTCAACGAGATTATCCTCTCTAACGATAACTTAACCGGTTGTTTACCTCCTCAGATAGGTAACCTCAAGAAAGTGACGGTTTTCGACGTCAGTTCGAACCGTCTACGTGGTCCGTTACCGGCTAGCGTCGGTAACATGAAGAGTTTAGAAGAGCTTCACGTGGCGAACAACGGCTTCACGGGAATCATTCCTCCAAGTATCTGCCAGCTTCCGAACCTTGAGAACTTCACTTACTCTTCCAACTTCTTCACCGGCCGTGCTCCTATATGCGCCGCTCTATCGGTGGCCGACGCTATTGTGAACGGGTCTATGAATTGTTTAACCGGTGTGGCTCGTCAGAGATCGGTTAAGGAGTGTTTATCTCTGTTGGCTCGTCCTGTTGATTGTAGTAAGTTTGGTTGTTATAATATTTTCTCTCCGCCGCCACCGACGTTCAAGATGTCACCTGTTGTCAGGAAGCTTCCTCCACCGGTTTATGTTTACAAGTCGCCTCCACCACCGTCGTCTAAGATGTCTCCTACTGTCAGGGCTTACTCTCCGCCGCCGCCACCGTCGTCTAAGATGTCGCCTACTGTGAGAGCATACTCTCCGCCTCCACCACCGTTGTCAAAGATGTCGCCTACTGTTCGAGCTTACCCTCCACCACCACCACCATCTCCATCTCCTCCACCGCCTTACGTATACTCATCTCCTCCTCCACCACCACCTTATGTCTACTCATCTCCTCCTCCTCCACCCTACGTGTACTCGTCTCCTCCACCACCGCCTTACGTATACTCATCTCCACCTCCGCCTCCTCCAAGTCCACCACCGCCCTACGTATACTCATCTCCACCTCCCCCTCCTCCAAGTCCCCCACCGCCGTGTCCTGAATCATCTCCTCCACCACCTTACGTGTACTCATCTCCTCCTCCACCACCTTACGTGTACTCATCTCCTCCTCCACCACCTTACGTGTACTCATCTCCTCCTCCACCACCTTACGTGTACTCATCTCCTCCTCCACCACCTTACGTGTACTCATCTCCTCCTCCACCACCTTACGTGTACTCATCTCCTCCTCCACCACCTTACGTGTACTCATCTCCTCCTCCACCACCTTACGTGTACTCATCTCCTCCTCCACCACCTTACGTGTACTCATCTCCTCCTCCACCACCTTACGTGTACTCATCTCCTCCACCTCCACCATACGTATACTCATCTCCACCTCCACCTCCTCCAAGTCCACCACCACCGTGTCCTGAATCATCTCCGCCACCGCCCGTTGTATACTATGCACCGGAG ACACAAAGTCCACCACCGCCAGCACCAGTATACTATGCACCGGAACAAAGCCCACCACCCCCAACACCAGTATACTATGCACCGGAACAAAGCCCACCACCACCATCACCGGTTTACTATCCATCAGAAACACAAAGTCCACCACCACCATCACCAGTATACTATCCATCGGAAACACCAAGTCCTCCACCACCAACTGAGTACTACTACTCACCAACCCAGTCTCCGCCACCAGCAAAGGGATGTACTGAAAGCCATCCTCCACCAACACAAGCACCTCCTACTTACGAACCAACACCTGAATATTCATACACATCGTCACCACCACCGGTTCCTTCCTACCCGGACACGTCTCTACCACCGATTCCAAGTGTCTCGTATGCATCGTCTCCTCCTCCGTCATACTACTAG
- the LOC106311352 gene encoding LOW QUALITY PROTEIN: uncharacterized protein LOC106311352 (The sequence of the model RefSeq protein was modified relative to this genomic sequence to represent the inferred CDS: inserted 2 bases in 1 codon) produces the protein MKKTYKFQTLFSTLIFLLFLLTLLLSISRIDAVSSGGGCQHPPSQNSCKTCIADXKYVCPKCVPVLRCMARCLWSSVSQRKCTTTCGGDTVARPSLLDCKRCVSRCKCSCAA, from the exons ATGAAGAAGACCTACAAGTTTCAAACGCTCTTCTCTACTCTCATCTTCCTCCTATTCCTCTTAACACTCCTCCTGTCGATTTCAAGAATCGACGCCGTCAGCTCCGGTGGTGGCTGCCAACATCCGCCATCACAAAACAGCTGCAAGACATGCATAGCAGA GAAATACGTATGCCCTAAGTGCGTCCCGGTGCTCCGATGCATGGCTCGTTGCCTTTGGAGCAGTGTGTCTCAGAGGAAATGCACCACCACATGCGGCGGCGACACCGTCGCCAGGCCGTCGCTGCTGGACTGCAAACGCTGCGTTTCTAGGTGTAAGTGTAGCTGTGCGGCTTAG
- the LOC106309478 gene encoding leucine-rich repeat extensin-like protein 1 isoform X1, with protein sequence MFIICKKVGFLTHKKMLFHPLRIFLFLFLSSLCLLQINAAESGLGGHIKVDPKLKFENPKLREAYIALQSWKQAIFSDPFNFTANWNGSDVCSYNGIYCAPLPGAYNKTRVVAGIDLNHADMAGYLPSELGLLCDLALFHLNSNRFCGEVPLTFNRMKLLYELDLSNNRFVGKFPKVVLSLPSLKFLDLRYNEFEGKIPWKLFDKKLDAIFLNHNRFRFGIPKNMGNSPVSALVLADNDLGGCIPGSIGQMGKTLNEIILSNDNLTGCLPPQIGNLKKVTVFDVSSNRLRGPLPASVGNMKSLEELHVANNGFTGIIPPSICQLPNLENFTYSSNFFTGRAPICAALSVADAIVNGSMNCLTGVARQRSVKECLSLLARPVDCSKFGCYNIFSPPPPTFKMSPVVRKLPPPVYVYKSPPPPSSKMSPTVRAYSPPPPPSSKMSPTVRAYSPPPPPLSKMSPTVRAYPPPPPPSPSPPPPYVYSSPPPPPPYVYSSPPPPPYVYSSPPPPPYVYSSPPPPPPSPPPPYVYSSPPPPPPSPPPPCPESSPPPPYVYSSPPPPPYVYSSPPPPPYVYSSPPPPPYVYSSPPPPPYVYSSPPPPPYVYSSPPPPPYVYSSPPPPPYVYSSPPPPPYVYSSPPPPPYVYSSPPPPPYVYSSPPPPPPSPPPPCPESSPPPPVVYYAPEIQSPPPPAPVYYAPETQSPPPPAPVYYAPEQSPPPPTPVYYAPEQSPPPPSPVYYPSETQSPPPPSPVYYPSETPSPPPPTEYYYSPTQSPPPAKGCTESHPPPTQAPPTYEPTPEYSYTSSPPPVPSYPDTSLPPIPSVSYASSPPPSYY encoded by the coding sequence ATGTTCATAATATGTAAAAAAGTGGGTTTCTTGACCCATAAAAAAATGCTGTTCCATCCTCTTCGTATCTTCCTTTTCCTTTTTCTCTCTTCCCTTTGTTTACTACAGATCAATGCTGCTGAAAGTGGCTTGGGTGGTCATATCAAAGTAGACCCGAAACTCAAGTTCGAGAACCCGAAGCTACGTGAAGCATACATCGCTCTCCAGTCATGGAAACAAGCAATCTTCTCTGACCCTTTCAACTTCACAGCAAACTGGAACGGCTCAGATGTTTGCTCCTACAATGGAATATACTGTGCTCCTCTTCCTGGCGCATACAACAAAACAAGAGTCGTTGCCGGCATTGACCTTAACCATGCCGACATGGCTGGTTACTTACCATCCGAGCTTGGTCTCCTTTGTGACCTCGCTCTCTTCCACCTTAACTCGAACCGTTTCTGCGGTGAAGTCCCTCTCACATTCAACCGCATGAAGCTTCTCTACGAGCTTGATCTTAGCAACAACCGATTCGTCGGTAAGTTCCCTAAGGTTGTCCTCTCTTTACCGTCCCTTAAGTTCTTGGATCTCCGCTACAACGAGTTCGAAGGCAAGATCCCGTGGAAGCTCTTCGATAAAAAGCTGGACGCTATATTCTTGAACCATAACAGGTTCCGGTTTGGGATCCCCAAGAACATGGGGAACTCTCCGGTCTCTGCTCTGGTTCTTGCCGACAACGATCTTGGAGGATGCATACCGGGAAGTATCGGTCAAATGGGGAAGACACTCAACGAGATTATCCTCTCTAACGATAACTTAACCGGTTGTTTACCTCCTCAGATAGGTAACCTCAAGAAAGTGACGGTTTTCGACGTCAGTTCGAACCGTCTACGTGGTCCGTTACCGGCTAGCGTCGGTAACATGAAGAGTTTAGAAGAGCTTCACGTGGCGAACAACGGCTTCACGGGAATCATTCCTCCAAGTATCTGCCAGCTTCCGAACCTTGAGAACTTCACTTACTCTTCCAACTTCTTCACCGGCCGTGCTCCTATATGCGCCGCTCTATCGGTGGCCGACGCTATTGTGAACGGGTCTATGAATTGTTTAACCGGTGTGGCTCGTCAGAGATCGGTTAAGGAGTGTTTATCTCTGTTGGCTCGTCCTGTTGATTGTAGTAAGTTTGGTTGTTATAATATTTTCTCTCCGCCGCCACCGACGTTCAAGATGTCACCTGTTGTCAGGAAGCTTCCTCCACCGGTTTATGTTTACAAGTCGCCTCCACCACCGTCGTCTAAGATGTCTCCTACTGTCAGGGCTTACTCTCCGCCGCCGCCACCGTCGTCTAAGATGTCGCCTACTGTGAGAGCATACTCTCCGCCTCCACCACCGTTGTCAAAGATGTCGCCTACTGTTCGAGCTTACCCTCCACCACCACCACCATCTCCATCTCCTCCACCGCCTTACGTATACTCATCTCCTCCTCCACCACCACCTTATGTCTACTCATCTCCTCCTCCTCCACCCTACGTGTACTCGTCTCCTCCACCACCGCCTTACGTATACTCATCTCCACCTCCGCCTCCTCCAAGTCCACCACCGCCCTACGTATACTCATCTCCACCTCCCCCTCCTCCAAGTCCCCCACCGCCGTGTCCTGAATCATCTCCTCCACCACCTTACGTGTACTCATCTCCTCCTCCACCACCTTACGTGTACTCATCTCCTCCTCCACCACCTTACGTGTACTCATCTCCTCCTCCACCACCTTACGTGTACTCATCTCCTCCTCCACCACCTTACGTGTACTCATCTCCTCCTCCACCACCTTACGTGTACTCATCTCCTCCTCCACCACCTTACGTGTACTCATCTCCTCCTCCACCACCTTACGTGTACTCATCTCCTCCTCCACCACCTTACGTGTACTCATCTCCTCCTCCACCACCTTACGTGTACTCATCTCCTCCACCTCCACCATACGTATACTCATCTCCACCTCCACCTCCTCCAAGTCCACCACCACCGTGTCCTGAATCATCTCCGCCACCGCCCGTTGTATACTATGCACCGGAGATACAAAGCCCTCCCCCTCCAGCACCAGTATACTATGCACCGGAGACACAAAGTCCACCACCGCCAGCACCAGTATACTATGCACCGGAACAAAGCCCACCACCCCCAACACCAGTATACTATGCACCGGAACAAAGCCCACCACCACCATCACCGGTTTACTATCCATCAGAAACACAAAGTCCACCACCACCATCACCAGTATACTATCCATCGGAAACACCAAGTCCTCCACCACCAACTGAGTACTACTACTCACCAACCCAGTCTCCGCCACCAGCAAAGGGATGTACTGAAAGCCATCCTCCACCAACACAAGCACCTCCTACTTACGAACCAACACCTGAATATTCATACACATCGTCACCACCACCGGTTCCTTCCTACCCGGACACGTCTCTACCACCGATTCCAAGTGTCTCGTATGCATCGTCTCCTCCTCCGTCATACTACTAG
- the LOC106310969 gene encoding uncharacterized protein LOC106310969 translates to MVEIPRRFNILAAAFDVEAARARPPCDSSSGSDHFPYETADLWDLVESFMDSEVKALPEDFPVEDKDDKSDVDDDYEDVKERLREICENLGRGGERRRIIEEVVNASEFVGEKRLLMAYLRDKGFDAGLCKSKWERFGKNTAGKYEYVDVNRGDKNRFIVETNLASEFEIAKPTTRYLYLLAQLPRVFMGTPEELKKLVRIMCFEIRRSMKRAEIHVPPWRRNAYMQAKWFGHYKRTSNEVVTRVKSCGCGPRVGFEGLVKTATLNGYKEVERKMHGLRVGQLTVAFNGSGVRL, encoded by the exons ATGGTAGAGATTCCGAGAAGATTTAACATACTCGCTGCGGCTTTTGATGTCGAGGCGGCGCGTGCACGTCCGCCGTGCGATAGCAGCAGCGGGAGCGATCACTTTCCTTATGAGACAGCCGATCTTTGGGATCTGGTCGAATCTTTTATGGACAGCGAAGTGAAAGCTTTACCAGAGGATTTTCCTGTGGAAGATAAAGATGATAAGTCTGACGTTGATGATGATTATGAAGATGTGAAGGAGAGGTTGCGGGAGATTTGTGAAAATCTCGGTCGCGGCGGAGAGCGGAGGAGAATAATTGAGGAGGTAGTAAATGCGAGTGAGTTCGTCGGAGAGAAACGCCTCTTGATGGCTTATTTACGTGACAAAGGTTTCGATGCAG GTCTTTGCAAGTCCAAGTGGGAGAGATTTGGTAAGAACACGGCGGGGAAGTACGAGTACGTTGACGTTAATAGAGGAGATAAGAACCGCTTCATCGTCGAGACAAATCTTGCCAGCGAATTCGAGATTGCTAAGCCTACAACAAGATACCTTTATCTCTTAGCTCAACTACCACGTGTCTTCATGGGAACACCTGAAGAATTGAAAAAGTTAGTAAGAATCATGTGCTTTGAGATAAGACGGTCGATGAAGCGAGCCGAGATTCACGTGCCACCGTGGAGGAGGAACGCTTACATGCAAGCCAAGTGGTTCGGTCACTATAAACGAACCTCTAATGAAGTGGTTACTAGGGTTAAGAGCTGTGGATGTGGACCACGTGTTGGGTTTGAAGGGTTGGTTAAAACAGCTACGCTTAACGGTTATAAGGAGGTGGAGAGGAAGATGCATGGCTTAAGAGTTGGCCAGCTCACTGTGGCTTTCAACGGCAGTGGAGTGAGGTTGTAA
- the LOC106308896 gene encoding uncharacterized protein LOC106308896 — translation MVEIPRRFNILAAAFDVEAARARPPCDSSSGSDHFPYETADLWDLVESFMDSEVKALPEDFPVEDKDDKSDVDDDYEDVKERLREICENLGRGGERRRIIEEVVNASEFVGEKRLLMAYLRDKGFDAVVYLIIYID, via the exons ATGGTAGAGATTCCGAGAAGATTTAACATACTCGCTGCGGCTTTTGATGTCGAGGCGGCGCGTGCACGTCCGCCGTGCGATAGCAGCAGCGGGAGCGATCACTTTCCTTATGAGACAGCCGATCTTTGGGATCTGGTCGAATCTTTTATGGACAGCGAAGTGAAAGCTTTACCAGAGGATTTTCCTGTGGAAGATAAAGATGATAAGTCTGACGTTGATGATGATTATGAAGATGTGAAGGAGAGGTTGCGGGAGATTTGTGAAAATCTCGGTCGCGGCGGAGAGCGGAGGAGAATAATTGAGGAGGTAGTAAATGCGAGTGAGTTCGTCGGAGAGAAACGCCTCTTGATGGCTTATTTACGTGACAAAGGTTTCGATGCAG TGGTTTATCTTATTATCTATATTGATTAA
- the LOC106309981 gene encoding uncharacterized protein LOC106309981 has protein sequence MKKLYRKGTVHPSPQIKSDDHLLSLLPVAIFSLAAVLSPNDREVLAYLLSTASYSSDRNYTSRMNKTKPREKSRLDNHAPLFHCDCFNCYTCYWVRWDSSPSRQLIHEIIDAYEDSLEKKKHTKKKKNVSGKKDRRKRSGKSSALASPSFGTNDSESLSQVTESIASSCACSSKLVDGTGGCNGGLEFTEEFHAGDGSEEAEEEEGSVRRFVSFIGEKVFGVWG, from the coding sequence ATGAAGAAGCTCTACCGGAAAGGAACCGTACACCCCTCGCCGCAGATAAAATCCGACGACCACCTTCTCTCCCTTCTTCCCGTTGCCATCTTTTCACTAGCGGCGGTTCTTTCTCCAAATGACCGTGAAGTCTTGGCTTACCTCTTGTCAACAGCCTCTTACTCAAGCGACCGAAACTATACCTCTCGCATGAATAAGACCAAACCCCGCGAGAAGTCACGTTTAGACAACCACGCGCCTCTCTTCCACTGCGACTGTTTCAACTGTTATACGTGTTACTGGGTCAGATGGGACTCTTCACCAAGTCGCCAGCTGATTCATGAAATCATCGACGCTTACGAAGACAGCTTGGAGAAGAAGAAACACACCAAGAAGAAGAAGAACGTAAGTGGGAAGAAAGATCGGAGAAAGCGTTCAGGGAAGTCTTCAGCTCTCGCTAGTCCTAGCTTTGGTACGAATGATTCAGAGAGTCTAAGTCAGGTCACTGAGTCTATAGCAAGTTCGTGTGCATGTTCGAGCAAGTTAGTTGATGGAACTGGTGGTTGCAACGGCGGTTTGGAATTTACGGAGGAGTTCCATGCGGGAGACGGTAGCGAAGAGGCGGAGGAGGAGGAGGGGTCCGTTAGGAGGTTTGTGAGTTTCATAGGTGAGAAAGTTTTTGGTGTTTGGGGATGA